A stretch of Manis javanica isolate MJ-LG chromosome 1, MJ_LKY, whole genome shotgun sequence DNA encodes these proteins:
- the CCDC69 gene encoding coiled-coil domain-containing protein 69 — MGCGHSRLSCCKPPKKRHQELDQPPRPELQELCPLSGNTATTDQLCASEEAEQHQKEITRILQQHEEDRKKWVQQVEERELELQKLDEQQRVLHREHEETLQVLRASYECEKEALTHSFQEAKAALQETIDGLTSQLEVFQAKMKRVEGSILSRDYKKHIQDYGSPSQFWEQELESLHFVVEMKNEHIHELDKRLILMETVKEKNLMLEEKITTLQQENEDLQARGRSQMVVSRQLSEDLLLARQALEKESQLLRQLRQDKEELLYRVLGTDASPTFPLASVTPTEVSFLAT; from the exons ATGGGCTGCGGACACAGCAGGCTGAGCTGCTGCAAACCCCCCAAAAAG AGGCACCAAGAACTGGATCAGCCACCCAGACCAGAGCTACAGGAACTATGTCCCCTCAGTGGGAACACAG CCACAACTGATCAGCTCTGTGCATCTGAAGAGGCTGAGCAGCATCAGAAGGAGATAACCAGAATTCTCCAGCAACAtgaagaagacaggaaaaaatGGGTACAACAG GTGGAGGAGAGGGAGCTAGAGCTTCAGAAACTGGATGAGCAGCAAAGAGTCCTGCACAGAGAGCATGAGGAGACCCTGCAAG TCCTCCGGGCCTCCTATGAGTGCGAGAAAGAAGCCCTGACCCACTCCTTTCAGGAGGCCAAGGCAGCCCTGCAG gagACCATTGATGGACTGACCTCACAGCTGGAGGTCTTCCAGGCCAAGATGAAGAGGGTGGAGGGGTCCATTCTGAGCCGAGACTATAAGAAGCACATCCAG GATTACGGGAGTCCCAGCCAGTTCTGGGAGCAGGAGCTGGAGAGCTTACACTTTGTCGTCGAGATGAAGAACGAGCATATTCATGAGCTAGACAAACGACTGATCCTCATGGAAACAGTG aaagaaaaaaatctgatgcTTGAGGAGAAAATTACCACCCTGCAGCAGGAGAATGAGGACCTCCAGGCCCGAGGACGCAGCCAGATGGTGGTGTCAAG GCAGCTCTCAGAGGACCTGCTTCTTGCCCGACAGGCCCTGGAGAAGGAGTCACAGTTACTGCGACAGCTCCGGCAGGACAAGGAGGAGCTGCTGTACCGTGTCCTTGGGACGGATGCCTCTCCCACCTTTCCCCTGGCCTCTGTCACCCCCACTGAGGTCTCCTTCCTCGCCACTTAG